From Cataglyphis hispanica isolate Lineage 1 chromosome 3, ULB_Chis1_1.0, whole genome shotgun sequence, a single genomic window includes:
- the LOC126848462 gene encoding uncharacterized protein LOC126848462: protein MRVAVIFFACIAACSAQYQEGQKGASIPLRATRYQKLPPPLRPSAGPPPAFPNQRLRRPIAFRPRGPGDDAPGTFRPLRPNVPGAAPVFAQHVKPVNEVPEEEDVSRESIRDNENSRDLSQELNTEEEVSEEVQRVTSNPSSVRPLGASVPLVPGPPSYRPPQVSVTPTNVVRESLATPAPQPIQYRPTQKPTKAPRKQIVDDVAFRQPIKPPPKPIKPSQAYEIRGKKPVAQIIRRYRHDNEDGSITWGFENDDGSYKEETIGVDCITSGKYGYIDPDGLRREYTYETGIKCDEEQREEEENGFVDYQENKLVLPDGKTIDLSSMGKKQARRPQFQYRN, encoded by the exons ATGCGCGTCGCGGTGATT ttTTTCGCGTGTATTGCCGCGTGTTCGGCACAATATCAAGAAGGACAAAAAGGGGCATCGATCCCATTACGAGCGACGCGTTATCAAAAATTACCGCCACCTCTTCGGCCAAGTGCTGGACCACCACCTGCTTTTCCTAATCAGCGACTTCGCCGACCGATTGCCTTCAG ACCTCGAGGACCTGGGGACGATGCACCTGGTACGTTCCGTCCACTTCGACCGAATGTGCCAGGGGCCGCGCCAGTATTCGCGCAGCATGTGAAGCCGGTGAACGAGGTGCCCGAGGAGGAGGACGTGTCACGCGAGTCTATCCGCGATAACGAGAATTCTCGCGATTTGAGTCAGGAATTGAACACCGAAGAGGAGGTGAGCGAGGAAGTACAGCGCGTGACGTCTAATCCATCATCGGTGCGGCCGCTCGGTGCTTCGGTACCGCTGGTTCCTGGACCGCCATCGTATCGTCCACCCCAAGTATCGGTGACGCCGACGAACGTCGTCCGCGAAAGCCTCGCGACGCCAGCCCCGCAGCCCATTCAATACCGTCCGACGCAGAAACCCACAAAGGCTCCAAGGAAGCAGATCGTCGATGATGTCGCGTTTAGACAACCGATCAAGCCGCCGCCTAAACCGATAAAACCGTCCCAGGCTTACGAGATTCGCGGCAAGAAGCCGGTAGCGCAG ATCATCAGGCGATATCGACACGACAACGAGGACGGTTCCATCACGTGGGGCTTCGAAAACGATGACGGGTCGTACAAGGAGGAGACGATCGGCGTGGATTGCATAACGAGCGGCAAGTACGGATACATTGATCCGGACGGACTTCGACGCGAGTATACATACGAAACCGGGATCAAGTGCGACGAGGAACAacgggaggaggaggagaatgGCTTCGTGGATTACCAGGAGAACAAGCTAGTACTTCCAGATGGAAAGACCATCGATCTTTCGTCGATGGGCAAAAAGCAGGCGCGACGGCCTCAATttcaatatagaaattaa
- the LOC126859412 gene encoding plasmolipin-like, giving the protein MDQGFPGQHTTTTTVTTSTTTTQPNIRFDPSYARTLPGILKIVQVDYDGINSWLRHRLQWILKSHVLNLLGFICITVSSQSSHSRGGWFNTVSMIGFWFTGILLVFYLFHIIEKFSRIPWLKIEFVFCTTWTVFYLLAASLAADYARYTEAFGVAAFFGFCAMVAYGYDAWLKFKAVKSGALAQGQHTPKQVSTVASPAY; this is encoded by the exons ATGGATCAAGGCTTCCCGGGACAGCACACCACCACGACCACCGTGACGACCAGCACTACGACTACCCAGCCTAATATACGATTTGATCCGTCATACGCGAGGACATTGCCTGGCATTCTAAAAATCGTACAAGTG GATTACGACGGTATAAACAGTTGGTTGCGTCATAGACTACAATGGATTCTCAAATCTCAT GTGCTAAATCTCTTGGGATTCATATGCATAACGGTGTCGAGTCAGAGCAGCCATAGCCGGGGGGGATGGTTCAATACCGTATCCATGATTGGTTTCTGGTTCACGGGGATCCTGCTCGTATTCTACTTGTTCCACATTATCGAGAAGTTCTCCAGGATTCCGTGGCTTAAGATT gaATTCGTATTCTGTACGACATGGACAGTTTTCTACTTATTGGCCGCTTCCCTCGCAGCTGACTATGCGCGTTACACCGAGGCTTTTGGTGTTGCAGCG TTCTTTGGCTTTTGCGCGATGGTGGCATATGGTTACGATGCTTGGCTGAAGTTCAAAGCAGTAAAGAGCGGCGCGTTGGCGCAGGGTCAGCATACACCGAAACAAGTGTCCACTGTTGCCAGTCCGGCGTATTAA
- the LOC126848458 gene encoding acyl-coenzyme A diphosphatase FITM2, whose translation MATGKRRSIHTSPGNAGTSRMNFRPSFTQQEDRGGTRPTAAPSSIGLILITMLLHVCKKSLLFDTRLKVAIYCGTIFAISLIADFIAMPRTYFSRSDNALNQYFVKWGWGWLLSVTVPWIALTAHTLGCGRRQILLRHLARVLLATVAWLAWTKLFNYIETNYGRCLGTRDIQMQSKSRCLKSGKFWSGLDISGHTFILIYSSLILAEEGSSLVGWEGIKDLIMREEHTRSTPAETSRGPLRNLSDNDLEFLKKAHRALTPYLRGLFVAMTLQQLLWDIMLVSTMLYYHIMIEKFLGGVAAVITWYVTYKWWYKLPKIGLPAPGDGLFKYNEMKTNPELNVRARRSTLNGTNQPKFMGMPIRTMQETADSNPTNRQTDLDMPRT comes from the coding sequence ATGGCGACAGGCAAACGACGGAGCATCCATACGTCACCCGGGAATGCCGGGACCAGTCGGATGAACTTTCGGCCGAGTTTCACTCAGCAGGAGGATCGCGGCGGTACTAGGCCGACCGCGGCGCCGAGCTCAATCGGCCTCATTCTCATCACCATGCTGCTACATGTGTGCAAGAAGTCATTGTTGTTCGACACTCGGCTTAAGGTGGCAATCTATTGTGGCACAATCTTCGCGATCTCGCTAATAGCGGACTTTATCGCGATGCCACGTACTTACTTCTCCAGGTCCGACAATGCCCTGAATCAGTACTTCGTCAAGTGGGGCTGGGGCTGGTTGCTGTCTGTAACCGTGCCCTGGATCGCCTTGACGGCGCACACACTGGGCTGCGGTCGTAGGCAGATTCTGCTGCGACACCTGGCACGTGTCCTTCTCGCCACTGTCGCCTGGCTCGCCTGGACAAAACTGTTCAATTACATCGAGACCAATTATGGCAGATGTCTGGGTACACGCGACATTCAGATGCAGTCGAAGTCGAGGTGCCTGAAGTCAGGTAAATTCTGGAGCGGTCTCGACATATCCGGTCATACGTTCATCTTGATCTACTCTAGTTTGATTCTCGCTGAGGAAGGTTCTTCCCTGGTGGGATGGGAGGGCATTAAGGATCTGATAATGCGCGAAGAGCACACGCGATCTACGCCAGCCGAAACAAGCCGTGGCCCGCTGCGTAATCTCTCTGATAACGATCTCGAGTTCCTGAAGAAGGCACATCGAGCGCTTACGCCGTACTTGCGTGGCCTCTTTGTGGCGATGACGCTGCAACAGCTACTTTGGGATATTATGCTGGTGTCGACCATGCTTTACTATCACATTATGATCGAGAAATTTCTCGGCGGCGTAGCCGCGGTCATTACGTGGTACGTTACGTATAAATGGTGGTACAAGCTGCCCAAGATCGGGCTGCCAGCTCCTGGCGATGGTCTCTTCAAGTACAACGAGATGAAAACAAATCCAGAACTCAACGTCAGAGCGAGACGTAGCACGTTGAACGGCACCAATCAACCAAAATTTATGGGAATGCCGATCAGAACGATGCAAGAAACCGCAGATTCGAATCCAACAAACAGACAAACGGATCTTGACATGCCGAGAACATAA